A single region of the Anguilla rostrata isolate EN2019 chromosome 11, ASM1855537v3, whole genome shotgun sequence genome encodes:
- the icmt gene encoding protein-S-isoprenylcysteine O-methyltransferase isoform X1 has translation MAGSKLVLEGRVSITSFILGFAFMIIPLIVSLGSHIEWVFDYLTGIRGKIAIALYIAVANGFLLLIYKGPLYQVAVRACFLGFTFGCGLLISFGQTTWTHFGWYMSSLSFFHYSEYLVTAIINPRSLSLDSFLLNHSVEYTVAAVSSWVEFTVEKLLIPDLKQLRWLSFVGLLMVLFGEGLRKSAMLTAGSNFNHIVQNEKAQSHVLVTSGVYSCCRHPSYVGWFCWSVGTQVMLCNPVCVLAYALASWRFFRDRIEEEEISLIHFFGDEYVEYKRKVRSGLPFIQGIRVGS, from the exons ATGGCAGGCAGTAAGTTAGTATTGGAGGGGCGAGTTAGTATTACAAGCTTTATTTTGGGATTCGCTTTTATGATAATTCCTTTAATTGTATCTCTAGGATCCCATATTGAATGGGTATTCGACTATCTTACTGGAATAAGGGGGAAAATAGCAATTGCACTCTACATAGCGGTTGCTAATGGCTTCTTGCTACTCATATACAAAGGACCTCTCTATCAG gttGCGGTACGAGCCTGTTTCCTGGGATTCACGTTCGGGTGTGGCCTGTTAATCAGCTTTGGCCAAACTACGTGGACACACTTTGGCTG GTACATGAGTTCCCTGTCTTTCTTCCACTACTCGGAGTACTTGGTGACGGCCATCATTAACCCTCGGAGCCTGTCTCTGGACTCCTTCCTGCTCAACCACAGCGTGGAATACACTGTGGCAGCCGTGTCCTCATGGGTGGAGTTCACTGTGGAGAAGCtgctgatcccag ATCTAAAGCAGCTACGCTGGCTGAGTTTTGTGGGCCTGCTGATGGTGCTGTTTGGGGAGGGTCTGCGTAAGTCTGCCATGCTGACTGCTGGGTCCAACTTCAACCACATCGTCCAGAACGAGAAGGCCCAGAGCCACGTGCTGGTCACCAGCGGTGTCTACTCCTGCTGCCGACACCCCTCCTATGTGGGCTGGTTCTGCTGGAGCGTGGGCACGCAG GTAATGCTGTgcaaccctgtgtgtgtgctggcttaCGCATTGGCCAGCTGGCGTTTCTTCCGGGACCGAATCGAAGAGGAAGAGATCTCGCTCATCCACTTCTTCGGTGATGAGTACGTGGAGTACAAGCGCAAGGTGCGCTCAGGTCTTCCCTTCATCCAGGGCATCCGAGTGGGGTCCTAA
- the rnf207b gene encoding RING finger protein 207 isoform X1 produces MSGGIFSPLDNLYDPDSANCHPLVCYLCHEQYEHPCLLDCYHTFCASCLRGRAVDSRLTCPLCGHQSIVKGISALPQEDRLLKFLVDNSADSEETVQCANCDLECKKQDVDAMYYCNTCSQPLCADCREATHKARMFSRHEIVSLAKRTKEAHKKCSLHEELYIMFSTEKKSMLCINCFRDMQVESRAHCIDIETAYIQGCEKLDQAVLAVKELQTSAREAIILLKAMIGEVRANVDEEENAISTLFNNMQEKLAERKKILLKAAQSQHEEKERAFKEQLSHLAALLPTLQVHLVTCSAFLSSANKFEFLDMGYQLMERLKKIVKLPHRLRPAQSSKINTEYRSEFARCLESLLLLGQRRSVSATGSVSGLGHGNAGGLLQSSLSAPCHSPSTIDMSLGSSAVRKPTSHRYISTKVLLADGGETPFAEHCRNYENSYRTLQTEIQKLKDQVQEIHRDLTKHHSLMKTDTMSEILERSLHMDGEIASEYSAVEMMRAMFEEIWEETFQRVVNEQEIYEAQLHDLLQLKQENTYLTTIARQIGPYIRSIAKVKERLEPRLKEPKELKDDRTETMLKVYEDTTMGTETQHRNDLTCGAEDNREKLLDNRSLNILSDETALKSKDFYWAGKQKNATETPNRKELPL; encoded by the exons ACACCAGTCAATCGTAAAAGGGATCAGTGCACTTCCCCAAGAGGACCGCTTGCTCAAGTTCCTGGTGGATAATTCGGCTGACAGTGAAGAGACAGTGCAGTGCGCCAACTGTGACCTGGAGTGCAAGAAACAG GATGTGGATGCAATGTATTATTGCAACACTTGTAGCCAGCCCCTGTGTGCAGACTGCAGGGAAGCCACACACAAGGCAAGGATGTTCTCCCGGCACGAGATCGTCTCCCTGGCCAAACGTaccaaggaggcccacaaaaaGTGCT ccctgcaTGAGGAACTCTACATCATGTTTTCCACAGAAAAGAAGTCCATGCTGTGCATCAACTGTTTCAGAGACATGCAAGT GGAGAGCAGAGCACACTGCATTGATATTGAGACGGCGTATATACAAGGCTGTGAAAAACTGGACCAGGCCGTACTT GCGGTGAAGGAGCTGCAGACATCAGCCCGAGAGGCCATCATCCTGCTCAAGGCCATGATCGGGGAGGTGAGGGCCAACGTGGACGAGGAGGAAAACGCCATCAGCACGCTTTTTAACAACATGCAG GAAAAACTGGCTGAAAGGAAGAAGATTCTTCTGAAAGCTGCTCAGAG TCAACacgaggagaaggagagagcttTCAAAGAGCAGCTGTCACACCTGGCAGCCCTCCTGCCCACCCTCCAG GTTCACCTGGTCACCTGCTCTGCCTTCCTCAGCTCGGCCAACAAGTTTGAATTCCTGGACATGGGCTAT cAACTGATGGAGAGGCTGAAGAAGATAGTGAAACTGCCACACAGACTGAGGCCAGCTCAGAGCAGCAAG ATCAACACGGAATACCGGTCTGAGTTCGCCCGCTGCCTGGagtctctgctgctgctgggccagCGGCGATCGGTGTCCGCCACCGGGAGCGTCTCCGGGCTGGGCCACGGCAACGCCGGCGGACT CCTTCAGTCCTCCCTCTCTGCACCTTGCCACTCCCCCTCCACCATTGATATGTCCCTTGGCTCGTCTGCGGTACGCAAGCCCACCTCCCACCGCTACATCAGCACCAAGGTCCTGCTGGCCGATGGTGGGGAAACGCCCTTCGCCGAGCACTGCCGCAACTACGAGAACAGCTACAGG ACTCTGCAGACAGAGATCCAGAAGCTGAAGGACCAGGTGCAGGAGATTCACAGGGACCTGACCAAGCACCACTCTCTCATGAAGACCGACACCATGAGCGAGATCCTGGAGAGGTCCCTGCACATGGACGGCGAGATCGCGTCCGAGTACTCCGCCGTGGAGATGATGAGGGCCATGTTTGAGGAG ATCTGGGAAGAGACGTTTCAAAGGGTGGTGAATGAGCAGGAAATCTACGAAG CACAGCTACAtgacctgctgcagctgaagcaggagaACACCTATCTGACCACCATCGCCCGGCAGATCGGACCCTACATTCGCTCCATTGCCAAGGTCAAGGAGCGCCTGGAGCCCAG ACTGAAGGAACCCAAGGAGCTGAAAGATGACCGCACTGAGACTATGCTGAAGGTCTATGAGGACACCACAATGGGGACTGAGACTCAACACAG GAATGACCTGACTTGTGGAGCAGAAGACAACCGTGAGAAGCTCTTGGACAACCGATCACTTAATATCCTGTCTGACGAAACTGCACTCAAGAGCAAGGATTTCTATTGGGCGGGGAAACAGAAGAATGCCACCGAGACACCCAATCGCAAAGAACTGCCACTATAA
- the icmt gene encoding protein-S-isoprenylcysteine O-methyltransferase isoform X2 has product MMIQVSIGTARPLWGKVAVRACFLGFTFGCGLLISFGQTTWTHFGWYMSSLSFFHYSEYLVTAIINPRSLSLDSFLLNHSVEYTVAAVSSWVEFTVEKLLIPDLKQLRWLSFVGLLMVLFGEGLRKSAMLTAGSNFNHIVQNEKAQSHVLVTSGVYSCCRHPSYVGWFCWSVGTQVMLCNPVCVLAYALASWRFFRDRIEEEEISLIHFFGDEYVEYKRKVRSGLPFIQGIRVGS; this is encoded by the exons ATGATGATTCAGGTTTCCATAGGAACTGCACGCCCTCTGTGGGGAAAG gttGCGGTACGAGCCTGTTTCCTGGGATTCACGTTCGGGTGTGGCCTGTTAATCAGCTTTGGCCAAACTACGTGGACACACTTTGGCTG GTACATGAGTTCCCTGTCTTTCTTCCACTACTCGGAGTACTTGGTGACGGCCATCATTAACCCTCGGAGCCTGTCTCTGGACTCCTTCCTGCTCAACCACAGCGTGGAATACACTGTGGCAGCCGTGTCCTCATGGGTGGAGTTCACTGTGGAGAAGCtgctgatcccag ATCTAAAGCAGCTACGCTGGCTGAGTTTTGTGGGCCTGCTGATGGTGCTGTTTGGGGAGGGTCTGCGTAAGTCTGCCATGCTGACTGCTGGGTCCAACTTCAACCACATCGTCCAGAACGAGAAGGCCCAGAGCCACGTGCTGGTCACCAGCGGTGTCTACTCCTGCTGCCGACACCCCTCCTATGTGGGCTGGTTCTGCTGGAGCGTGGGCACGCAG GTAATGCTGTgcaaccctgtgtgtgtgctggcttaCGCATTGGCCAGCTGGCGTTTCTTCCGGGACCGAATCGAAGAGGAAGAGATCTCGCTCATCCACTTCTTCGGTGATGAGTACGTGGAGTACAAGCGCAAGGTGCGCTCAGGTCTTCCCTTCATCCAGGGCATCCGAGTGGGGTCCTAA
- the icmt gene encoding protein-S-isoprenylcysteine O-methyltransferase isoform X3 → MASCYSYTKDLSIRYMSSLSFFHYSEYLVTAIINPRSLSLDSFLLNHSVEYTVAAVSSWVEFTVEKLLIPDLKQLRWLSFVGLLMVLFGEGLRKSAMLTAGSNFNHIVQNEKAQSHVLVTSGVYSCCRHPSYVGWFCWSVGTQVMLCNPVCVLAYALASWRFFRDRIEEEEISLIHFFGDEYVEYKRKVRSGLPFIQGIRVGS, encoded by the exons ATGGCTTCTTGCTACTCATATACAAAGGACCTCTCTATCAG GTACATGAGTTCCCTGTCTTTCTTCCACTACTCGGAGTACTTGGTGACGGCCATCATTAACCCTCGGAGCCTGTCTCTGGACTCCTTCCTGCTCAACCACAGCGTGGAATACACTGTGGCAGCCGTGTCCTCATGGGTGGAGTTCACTGTGGAGAAGCtgctgatcccag ATCTAAAGCAGCTACGCTGGCTGAGTTTTGTGGGCCTGCTGATGGTGCTGTTTGGGGAGGGTCTGCGTAAGTCTGCCATGCTGACTGCTGGGTCCAACTTCAACCACATCGTCCAGAACGAGAAGGCCCAGAGCCACGTGCTGGTCACCAGCGGTGTCTACTCCTGCTGCCGACACCCCTCCTATGTGGGCTGGTTCTGCTGGAGCGTGGGCACGCAG GTAATGCTGTgcaaccctgtgtgtgtgctggcttaCGCATTGGCCAGCTGGCGTTTCTTCCGGGACCGAATCGAAGAGGAAGAGATCTCGCTCATCCACTTCTTCGGTGATGAGTACGTGGAGTACAAGCGCAAGGTGCGCTCAGGTCTTCCCTTCATCCAGGGCATCCGAGTGGGGTCCTAA
- the rnf207b gene encoding RING finger protein 207 isoform X2: MLLGEIDEFIHQSIVKGISALPQEDRLLKFLVDNSADSEETVQCANCDLECKKQDVDAMYYCNTCSQPLCADCREATHKARMFSRHEIVSLAKRTKEAHKKCSLHEELYIMFSTEKKSMLCINCFRDMQVESRAHCIDIETAYIQGCEKLDQAVLAVKELQTSAREAIILLKAMIGEVRANVDEEENAISTLFNNMQEKLAERKKILLKAAQSQHEEKERAFKEQLSHLAALLPTLQVHLVTCSAFLSSANKFEFLDMGYQLMERLKKIVKLPHRLRPAQSSKINTEYRSEFARCLESLLLLGQRRSVSATGSVSGLGHGNAGGLLQSSLSAPCHSPSTIDMSLGSSAVRKPTSHRYISTKVLLADGGETPFAEHCRNYENSYRTLQTEIQKLKDQVQEIHRDLTKHHSLMKTDTMSEILERSLHMDGEIASEYSAVEMMRAMFEEIWEETFQRVVNEQEIYEAQLHDLLQLKQENTYLTTIARQIGPYIRSIAKVKERLEPRLKEPKELKDDRTETMLKVYEDTTMGTETQHRNDLTCGAEDNREKLLDNRSLNILSDETALKSKDFYWAGKQKNATETPNRKELPL, from the exons ACACCAGTCAATCGTAAAAGGGATCAGTGCACTTCCCCAAGAGGACCGCTTGCTCAAGTTCCTGGTGGATAATTCGGCTGACAGTGAAGAGACAGTGCAGTGCGCCAACTGTGACCTGGAGTGCAAGAAACAG GATGTGGATGCAATGTATTATTGCAACACTTGTAGCCAGCCCCTGTGTGCAGACTGCAGGGAAGCCACACACAAGGCAAGGATGTTCTCCCGGCACGAGATCGTCTCCCTGGCCAAACGTaccaaggaggcccacaaaaaGTGCT ccctgcaTGAGGAACTCTACATCATGTTTTCCACAGAAAAGAAGTCCATGCTGTGCATCAACTGTTTCAGAGACATGCAAGT GGAGAGCAGAGCACACTGCATTGATATTGAGACGGCGTATATACAAGGCTGTGAAAAACTGGACCAGGCCGTACTT GCGGTGAAGGAGCTGCAGACATCAGCCCGAGAGGCCATCATCCTGCTCAAGGCCATGATCGGGGAGGTGAGGGCCAACGTGGACGAGGAGGAAAACGCCATCAGCACGCTTTTTAACAACATGCAG GAAAAACTGGCTGAAAGGAAGAAGATTCTTCTGAAAGCTGCTCAGAG TCAACacgaggagaaggagagagcttTCAAAGAGCAGCTGTCACACCTGGCAGCCCTCCTGCCCACCCTCCAG GTTCACCTGGTCACCTGCTCTGCCTTCCTCAGCTCGGCCAACAAGTTTGAATTCCTGGACATGGGCTAT cAACTGATGGAGAGGCTGAAGAAGATAGTGAAACTGCCACACAGACTGAGGCCAGCTCAGAGCAGCAAG ATCAACACGGAATACCGGTCTGAGTTCGCCCGCTGCCTGGagtctctgctgctgctgggccagCGGCGATCGGTGTCCGCCACCGGGAGCGTCTCCGGGCTGGGCCACGGCAACGCCGGCGGACT CCTTCAGTCCTCCCTCTCTGCACCTTGCCACTCCCCCTCCACCATTGATATGTCCCTTGGCTCGTCTGCGGTACGCAAGCCCACCTCCCACCGCTACATCAGCACCAAGGTCCTGCTGGCCGATGGTGGGGAAACGCCCTTCGCCGAGCACTGCCGCAACTACGAGAACAGCTACAGG ACTCTGCAGACAGAGATCCAGAAGCTGAAGGACCAGGTGCAGGAGATTCACAGGGACCTGACCAAGCACCACTCTCTCATGAAGACCGACACCATGAGCGAGATCCTGGAGAGGTCCCTGCACATGGACGGCGAGATCGCGTCCGAGTACTCCGCCGTGGAGATGATGAGGGCCATGTTTGAGGAG ATCTGGGAAGAGACGTTTCAAAGGGTGGTGAATGAGCAGGAAATCTACGAAG CACAGCTACAtgacctgctgcagctgaagcaggagaACACCTATCTGACCACCATCGCCCGGCAGATCGGACCCTACATTCGCTCCATTGCCAAGGTCAAGGAGCGCCTGGAGCCCAG ACTGAAGGAACCCAAGGAGCTGAAAGATGACCGCACTGAGACTATGCTGAAGGTCTATGAGGACACCACAATGGGGACTGAGACTCAACACAG GAATGACCTGACTTGTGGAGCAGAAGACAACCGTGAGAAGCTCTTGGACAACCGATCACTTAATATCCTGTCTGACGAAACTGCACTCAAGAGCAAGGATTTCTATTGGGCGGGGAAACAGAAGAATGCCACCGAGACACCCAATCGCAAAGAACTGCCACTATAA